From the Ursus arctos isolate Adak ecotype North America unplaced genomic scaffold, UrsArc2.0 scaffold_36, whole genome shotgun sequence genome, one window contains:
- the JMJD7 gene encoding bifunctional peptidase and (3S)-lysyl hydroxylase JMJD7 isoform X2 — translation MAEAALDAVRRELREFPAAARELSVPLAVPYLDKPPTPLQFYRDWVCPNRPCIIRNALRHWPALRKWSLPYLRATVGSTEVSVAVTPDGYADAVRGNRFVMPAERRLPLSCVLDVLEGQAQHPGVLYVQKQCSNLPTELPQLLPDLESHVPWASEALVHKDHYENLYCVVSGEKRFLLHPPSDRPFIPYELYTPATYQLTEDGSFEMVDEEAMEKVPWIPLDPLAPDLARYPSYSQARALCCTVQAGEMLYLPALWFHHVQQSHGCIAVNYWYDMEYDLKYSYFQLLDSLTKASGLD, via the exons aTGGCGGAGGCGGCTTTGGACGCCGTGCGGAGGGAGTTACGAGAATTCCCGGCCGCCGCAAGGG aGCTCAGTGTGCCTCTTGCTGTGCCCTACCTGGACAAGCCCCCCACTCCACTCCAGTTCTACCGAGACTGGGTCTGCCCCAATAGGCCCTGCATCATCCGTAACGCCCTGCGGCACTGGCCAGCTCTGCGGAAGTGGTCTCTCCCCTATCTCAG AGCCACAGTGGGCTCCACAGAGGTGAGCGTGGCCGTGACCCCAGATGGTTACGCGGATGCCGTACGAGGGAACCGCTTTGTGATGCCTGCCGAGCGCCGCCTGCCCCTGAGCTGCGTGCTGGATGTGCTAGAGGGCCAGGCCCAGCACCCGGGAGTCCTGTACGTGCAGAAGCAGTGCTCCAACCTGCCCACCGAGCTGCCCCAGCTGCTGCCTGATCTAGAGTCCCACGTGCCCTGGGCCTCTGAGGCACTGG TACATAAGGACCACTATGAGAACCTCTACTGTGTGGTCTCAGGGGAGAAACGCTTCCTGCTACATCCACCCAGCGACCGGCCCTTCATCCCCTATG AGCTGTATACACCGGCAACCTACCAGCTAACTGAAGATGGCTCCTTTGAGATGGTGGATGAAGAGGCCATGGAGAAG GTACCCTGGATCCCACTGGACCCACTGGCACCAGATCTGGCCCGGTACCCCAGTTACAGTCAGGCCCGGGCCCTTTGCTGCACCGTGCAGGCCGGTGAGATGCTCTACCTGCCAGCCCTCTGGTTCCACCACGTCCAGCAGTCCCATGGCTGCATTGCTG TGAACTACTGGTATGACATGGAGTATGACCTTAAGTACAGTTACTTCCAGCTGCTCGACTCCCTCACTAAGGCCTCGGGCCTCGACTGA
- the JMJD7 gene encoding bifunctional peptidase and (3S)-lysyl hydroxylase JMJD7 isoform X1, whose product MAEAALDAVRRELREFPAAARELSVPLAVPYLDKPPTPLQFYRDWVCPNRPCIIRNALRHWPALRKWSLPYLRATVGSTEVSVAVTPDGYADAVRGNRFVMPAERRLPLSCVLDVLEGQAQHPGVLYVQKQCSNLPTELPQLLPDLESHVPWASEALGRMPDAVNFWLGEAAAVTSLHKDHYENLYCVVSGEKRFLLHPPSDRPFIPYELYTPATYQLTEDGSFEMVDEEAMEKVPWIPLDPLAPDLARYPSYSQARALCCTVQAGEMLYLPALWFHHVQQSHGCIAVNYWYDMEYDLKYSYFQLLDSLTKASGLD is encoded by the exons aTGGCGGAGGCGGCTTTGGACGCCGTGCGGAGGGAGTTACGAGAATTCCCGGCCGCCGCAAGGG aGCTCAGTGTGCCTCTTGCTGTGCCCTACCTGGACAAGCCCCCCACTCCACTCCAGTTCTACCGAGACTGGGTCTGCCCCAATAGGCCCTGCATCATCCGTAACGCCCTGCGGCACTGGCCAGCTCTGCGGAAGTGGTCTCTCCCCTATCTCAG AGCCACAGTGGGCTCCACAGAGGTGAGCGTGGCCGTGACCCCAGATGGTTACGCGGATGCCGTACGAGGGAACCGCTTTGTGATGCCTGCCGAGCGCCGCCTGCCCCTGAGCTGCGTGCTGGATGTGCTAGAGGGCCAGGCCCAGCACCCGGGAGTCCTGTACGTGCAGAAGCAGTGCTCCAACCTGCCCACCGAGCTGCCCCAGCTGCTGCCTGATCTAGAGTCCCACGTGCCCTGGGCCTCTGAGGCACTGG GAAGGATGCCTGATGCTGTGAACTTCTGGCTGGGGGAGGCGGCTGCAGTGACATCTT TACATAAGGACCACTATGAGAACCTCTACTGTGTGGTCTCAGGGGAGAAACGCTTCCTGCTACATCCACCCAGCGACCGGCCCTTCATCCCCTATG AGCTGTATACACCGGCAACCTACCAGCTAACTGAAGATGGCTCCTTTGAGATGGTGGATGAAGAGGCCATGGAGAAG GTACCCTGGATCCCACTGGACCCACTGGCACCAGATCTGGCCCGGTACCCCAGTTACAGTCAGGCCCGGGCCCTTTGCTGCACCGTGCAGGCCGGTGAGATGCTCTACCTGCCAGCCCTCTGGTTCCACCACGTCCAGCAGTCCCATGGCTGCATTGCTG TGAACTACTGGTATGACATGGAGTATGACCTTAAGTACAGTTACTTCCAGCTGCTCGACTCCCTCACTAAGGCCTCGGGCCTCGACTGA